One genomic segment of Pleurocapsa minor HA4230-MV1 includes these proteins:
- a CDS encoding response regulator: protein MTRKILIIDDDDDIREATQLCLEIVGNWQIVTANSGKQGLIVAIAQQPALILLDVMMPDMDGLETLEQLQVNAVTKDIPVMFLTAKAHPAEQRQFTQLKVSGVITKPYDPFDLSNRIAEVLA from the coding sequence ATGACTAGAAAAATTTTAATCATCGATGATGATGACGATATTAGAGAAGCTACCCAACTTTGCTTAGAGATAGTTGGTAATTGGCAAATTGTGACCGCAAATTCGGGAAAACAAGGATTGATTGTGGCGATCGCCCAACAGCCAGCTTTAATTTTGTTGGATGTAATGATGCCAGATATGGATGGTTTAGAAACTCTTGAACAATTACAGGTTAACGCTGTAACTAAAGATATTCCAGTCATGTTCCTCACGGCAAAAGCCCATCCAGCCGAACAGCGCCAATTTACCCAGTTAAAAGTATCAGGAGTGATTACTAAACCCTACGATCCTTTTGATCTCTCAAATCGTATTGCTGAGGTTTTAGCTTAA